The Acidobacteriota bacterium genome contains a region encoding:
- a CDS encoding DUF503 domain-containing protein, which translates to MFVGVTVCELHLPGVRSLKEKRKVIKSLVERIHRRYRVSVAETDFHDLHQRAEISIAVVGNRYGEMENLLEDLRRVFDAEPAAMVSGWYPRVLEEAR; encoded by the coding sequence ATGTTCGTCGGAGTCACGGTGTGCGAATTGCACCTACCCGGGGTGCGCAGCCTCAAGGAGAAACGCAAGGTGATCAAGAGCCTGGTGGAGCGCATCCACCGCCGCTACCGCGTGTCGGTGGCGGAGACCGACTTCCACGACCTGCACCAGCGGGCGGAGATCTCTATTGCCGTGGTGGGTAATCGCTACGGCGAGATGGAGAACCTGCTGGAAGATTTGCGCCGGGTCTTCGACGCAGAGCCCGCCGCCATGGTCTCCGGCTGGTACCCGCGGGTCTTGGAGGAAGCTCGATGA